From the genome of Elusimicrobiota bacterium:
TTCACAAGTCAGGCACCATTTCACCACCATTTCACCCCATTTCACCATTTCTCAGGCACCATTTCCCTCCATTCCCATTTCTTTACCGTCTTCACTATTTCTTGATGTCATTTTATATAGATTTTTTCTTTTTTTATTTTTTACTTTCGTTCAATTTTTCTTTTGCCCTCTTTATATTTTCTATTGATGGTTGATGTCTGGTGTCAATTTTTAATACTTTCTCATAGAATTCTATTGCTTTTTCATAGTTACCATTACTAAATGCCTGTTGACCTTTTGTAAAATACTCGCGCATCTTTGACTTTTTCTCCTCATCTGATACTTCGAGTTTTTTAGTTTGTTCTTCTTTTTTCTTGTATTCAATTTTTTTTTGCTCTATCAAATCTAATGTAGCTTTTTCATTTATATAGATGGCTGTCATATAGGAATCGTAGATGCTCCAAACATACAAGAAACCAAATCCGCCACCGGTTAATAAGTAACCTGCTCCTTTACCTACTTTACCATTATAAAAGCATCCACCACCAGGCAAAATTGCCCAGAGTGCAGCTAAATAAGGATTTTTTTTCTTAACAATTTTTATATCCATAGTTGACAATCCCCAGATAAGTTTACTTCTTTCATCTGAGTCAAGAACATCTGGATAAAGTCCACTTGCTTTACATCTTTCAATTTTCCCTAAAACTCCACAGATAATCATAATAATAATTAAACATTTTTTCATCTCATCACCCCAATTTTCTCTTATTAATTTTTATTGATACTTATATTTTAATATCATTCCATTTAATATTTTTCTTACTCCAGCTTTAAGTACTAAATTTTTAGATTCATTATCATCTTTCAATTGAGGAACCTTCAATTTAGGTTTATTTATATCTCCCCAATCAATCTTCATATCTTCCTCATAAGAAGATGACCAGCCAGGAACCAGAAAAGGTAATGCCAAACCTCCGGTGAAAGTTAGTAAAGCACATGTCCCAAAAAACTTTGGTTTCTTAAGGTCTACTTCTATTCCTGACTCACCGTCTACAAACCCAGTACTAATTGTTTCACCTGATGTTGTATCCAAAATCTGTGCAGCTAGACATACTCTGTTAGAAGGATTGAAATCCAAACTTGGCCCTAATCCTCCCGGGGTTTCGTATCCTTTTTGCATTGCGTCTACATATCCCTTAATATTATCTACAAGAGTAACCGCCTTCCAACGAGACCTCCAGACCCAGATAATTAAGACAGCATCGGCACCAAGTTTTTCTTTGAAAGTTAAGAGTTCGTTTGGCTGAATTGTATTAAAATTGATATCAACTATCTCAGTTTCAGAAAAATGCATATCAGATGAATATGCATACTGTCCACCAGCATAATAATCAGTTTTTTTTTGGCTACTTCTTTCCTCAACCACCAATGGTGAGGAAAGGCTTTGAACGGTAGAGCTACTAATCTGAATCAGTATTTCCTTTTTATCAACACAAGTAAACAATTTTAATTCTCTTATTTGTGCTATAAATTCTTCTTGAATCCAGTCTAATTCACTTTCAGTGACTGGATAAGAGTATACAGTAGAATTAACCACAACAGCTAATTTCTTGATATTATTTACTTTCTTTTTTTCTGTCTGAAATGCATTTTTATAAAATTTTGACATTCTTTCCGATACGTCAACTTTTTCTGTTCCTTCTTCGGCTGAAGAATAACCATAAAAACCGAATATAAAAATCAAAACCGTCAATAATTCCCAGTATTTTCCATTTTTACTCATCACGTCCTCCTTTTTTTGTGGTAACTACCACAAGAATTTCTATTCCACTCAATTAATGGCTCAAT
Proteins encoded in this window:
- a CDS encoding tetratricopeptide repeat protein — its product is MKKCLIIIMIICGVLGKIERCKASGLYPDVLDSDERSKLIWGLSTMDIKIVKKKNPYLAALWAILPGGGCFYNGKVGKGAGYLLTGGGFGFLYVWSIYDSYMTAIYINEKATLDLIEQKKIEYKKKEEQTKKLEVSDEEKKSKMREYFTKGQQAFSNGNYEKAIEFYEKVLKIDTRHQPSIENIKRAKEKLNESKK